One Candidatus Eisenbacteria bacterium genomic window, ATTCGTACTCCGGCCGGCCGAACTTGTCCTCGGGAACGCCGGCAAGGGGACTTTGCCAGCGCATCGCAAGATGATCGATATAGTCATTCGCCTCGGCTGCCATCGTATCCTTACCGGGCGCCGGTTCGATTCCCGGATCGGGAAGTTGCAGCACGTCGCACATCCACACCATGTAGCCTCTTGCACAAGCACATATATGAAGAAGCAGCGTCTCCAAGGACGCGTAGTCAGGATCCGCCGTGGCCGGAAGGGCCAGTCCCGCCCTTTTCGCGCGCTTCCACATTTCGAAGCAGCTGCGAAGGTGGTGATCGTGGAGTATAACCATGGCCCGCGCGCCCGCATAGAGATAGTCCGGAAGACCGTCTTTTACATTCATTTTTTTTATCCCTTCATTGAACGCATGGCTTTCCCGCCGATTCTCACTCCTTTGAATTTCCCAGCAGCACCAGCTTCCTGCTCTGAACGGATGCGCCGCTGCTCAGGCGAACAAAATAAACCCCAGCGGGCCGTCCCCGATGGTTCCAGATCAGATCATGGCGCCCGGCCGCCGCGTGATGGCGGATGGTTTTGTACAATCGCCGGCCCAGAGGGCTGAAAACCTCGAGCTGAACCCGACATGGCTCCGGGACCAAATAGAATAGATGCGCCTCCGCCGATCCCATGCTGGGGCTCGGCACGATCAGGGTGGGGCGCGCCCGGGATTCATCCGGCGCGCCGACGCTCGAACCCTCCACATTGATCCTCAGAAGCCAGATGTCCATATCGCCTGCGCCAAAGGCATCGGACCACCCCACCATGGCGTAGGCGCCATCCTGCGTCGGCCGGGCGCAGAAACCATGGTCGAAGCTTCCATCGCCCGCTCCATAATAACGCTCCCAGCAGAGATGGCCCTGTCCATCGATTCTGACCAGGTAATACTCGCCTTCATCCAGACCATAGGGATTGACGTAGCCGCCGACTAAAAAGCCCTGATCCAGGGTTGGGGAGATCGATAAAGCACAGCCGATCTCTCCGGTGCCGAAGCCGCAGCTCCACACGCTGTCGCCGGCGGCGTCCACTTTTAGTGTCGCAAAGAACAATCCCGTAATGACGAATCCATCGTCATCGGATTCGCAGAGCGCCCAGCCCTCATCGGGTTCCAGCACGCGGCCATAGGTTCGATTCCAAAGTTGTGTTCCATCTTCCGCCGTCCGAACAATGTGATAATCCCAGTCGCCGATTCCAGTGTAGGCCGATCCTCCCGTGACATACCCGCCGCCGCTGACCTCGGCCACGGAGAAGGCCACGCTATACTCGCCGCCGGGATAAGCGTTGCGCCACACGGCATCACCATCCGCATCGGTTTTGACAAGATAGCAATGGCCGCCGCGGCGCCCGGCAATGATATAGCCCCCGTCGGTGGTTGCCTGCACCGAATAGGCCTGCATCTCGTAATCACGCGTCCATAGCGAATCACCGGATGCATCCACTCGCAGCAGATTTCCGATCCCCTCGGTCATGCTGACGGCATAACCGCCGTCGGCGGTCTGCGTGACGCCTGTCGCAACATCGGTGCTCACGTCACCGTATGTGCGTGTCCACAGGGTATCCCCGCTCTCATCCGTC contains:
- a CDS encoding T9SS type A sorting domain-containing protein → MRSFPLYLILISIACAGAGPAPAQDILWTQTFGGGGYDYAESMEQTTDGGFIIAGYGSSFAVGSWDVYLIKTDESGDTLWTRTYGDVSTDVATGVTQTADGGYAVSMTEGIGNLLRVDASGDSLWTRDYEMQAYSVQATTDGGYIIAGRRGGHCYLVKTDADGDAVWRNAYPGGEYSVAFSVAEVSGGGYVTGGSAYTGIGDWDYHIVRTAEDGTQLWNRTYGRVLEPDEGWALCESDDDGFVITGLFFATLKVDAAGDSVWSCGFGTGEIGCALSISPTLDQGFLVGGYVNPYGLDEGEYYLVRIDGQGHLCWERYYGAGDGSFDHGFCARPTQDGAYAMVGWSDAFGAGDMDIWLLRINVEGSSVGAPDESRARPTLIVPSPSMGSAEAHLFYLVPEPCRVQLEVFSPLGRRLYKTIRHHAAAGRHDLIWNHRGRPAGVYFVRLSSGASVQSRKLVLLGNSKE